Proteins found in one Lycium ferocissimum isolate CSIRO_LF1 chromosome 6, AGI_CSIRO_Lferr_CH_V1, whole genome shotgun sequence genomic segment:
- the LOC132059526 gene encoding uncharacterized protein LOC132059526: MLKLVSEMLCARGGQKMRPFLCTQISGLHTSKPCLAPRSFFGVEDFVDDDNSRPYTYQKGKKSKNPNKHVSFKQRTVAYMEPFTLDVFISKRFVSASITHRVTCKQVAVAGTNSKDIKAVLKSRSDIPACLSVGQILADRAREADVYTASYTPRDRDKFEGKIRAVVQSLIDNGIDIKVYLD; this comes from the exons ATGCTGAAACTAGTTTCTGAAATGTTGTGCGCTCGAGGAGGTCAGAAGATGAGGCCTTTTCTATGTACGCAAATTAGTGGCTTGCATACTTCAAAG CCTTGCTTAGCACCTAGAAGCTTTTTCGGGGTGGAAGATTTCGTTGATGATGACAATAGCCGGCCATACACTTACCAGAAGGGGAAAAAATCGAAGAACCCCAACAAGCATGTTTCTTTCAAGCAACGGACCGTAGCTTACATGGAACCGTTCACACTTGATGTTTTCATATCAAAGCGCTTTGTTTCAGCCTCAATCACCCATAGAGTTACATGCAAGCAGGTTGCAGTAGCTGGTACAAACTCCAAAGATATCAAGGCAGTGCTGAAATCACGAAGTGATATTCCTGCGTGCTTATCTGTCGGCCAGATTTTGGCCGACAGGGCAAGAGAGGCTGATGTCTACACCGCTTCTTATACTCCTAGAGATAGGGACAAATTCGAAGGTAAAATTAGAGCAGTTGTTCAGTCCCTCATTGATAATGGTATCGACATCAAAGTTTATCTTGACTGA